GATCTGGCCGGTCGTCAGCTCCTGCACGGTGCCGACGAACTGGTCGCCGCGGTTGGCCATCGGCAGCTCGAGCCGTTCCCTGTCGATGAGCATGAAGTCGCGGTTGCGGGCGCTGCCGTTCATCGCCGCGTCTTCCAGAACGACGACGACCTTCTCCCCCTCCTTGTCGAACTGGATCGAGGCCCGTTCGGCAAAGATGTGCATGTCGAAGGGGGATTCGGCGTTCGGGTCGCGGTTGCGGTGCGAGAACCGGGCACCGATCAGGACCTTGTCTTCGACGTCGCGGACCTCGATCTTGAACGGCCAGCCCTTGTTGTCGAACGACCGCTCCTTCTTGAGGATCCGATAAAACATCTCCTCGATGTTGCTCATCAGGGCTTTCTTCGCCTGATGGGTGGCCGAGGGGATCAGGTCGTTGCTCATGAAGATCAGGCCGACGCTCATGATCGTGCCGAAGAGGAACGACGGCAGCATGACCGTCATCGCCCCCTGGCCCGATGCCTTGATTGCCAGCACCTCGTTTTCCGACGCGATCCGCCCGTAAACCACCGACACTGCGAACAGCAAGGCCACGGGGGCCGTGTACGGCAAGGTACTCGGCACGGCCAGCGGCAGCATCATGGCGATTTCACGAGGGCCGAGGCCCGTCTCGGCCGCCTTGCCCACGACCACCACCAGCACGAAGATGCTCGTGAGCATCAACAGGGCCAGCGAGAAGGACTTGGCCACCTGCCCCATGACGTATCGGGGCAGAAT
Above is a genomic segment from Tautonia marina containing:
- a CDS encoding LptF/LptG family permease; translation: MNGLLRRYAIGILPRYVMGQVAKSFSLALLMLTSIFVLVVVVGKAAETGLGPREIAMMLPLAVPSTLPYTAPVALLFAVSVVYGRIASENEVLAIKASGQGAMTVMLPSFLFGTIMSVGLIFMSNDLIPSATHQAKKALMSNIEEMFYRILKKERSFDNKGWPFKIEVRDVEDKVLIGARFSHRNRDPNAESPFDMHIFAERASIQFDKEGEKVVVVLEDAAMNGSARNRDFMLIDRERLELPMANRGDQFVGTVQELTTGQIIEEQAECLSRSVEERNRQSIAASLWIASGRPRLVNWPAIRATYNDALYWDQRYDKLETEKHMRVALAFSPLFFVLIGVPVGIWRARGDFLSAFMVCFMPIILIYYPLTLVGVNLGKEGMLNPLLALWAGNLVLAILCGMVLRPVLRH